A region from the Misgurnus anguillicaudatus chromosome 7, ASM2758022v2, whole genome shotgun sequence genome encodes:
- the eno4 gene encoding enolase 4 isoform X2 — protein MNLLRKANYFSRYSCTPVISNITGSEVYDGRGLAAVQANVYCVIRNEKKMVCSAVMGGPFDDLSEGIADSGGTVYNSDHQQQLSVTTALKWIREHLSPMLHGFNPTDQTNLDKLLSGFLLARYLEDKKSCEKVEGVEEKSETVSEALPQAPPPTVPTKDKKGSEKGKKAQSTEKLFPPAEPPVPRLPGAIAVGVVSLAVAKTAAQLIGAPLYRHITSIRVQQAPNKIHMPTPMITILSCGKTSLGKLNLLDEVILLPTSSQRVRQVIGMGLELQSEMRRIVNGSACKAGPVGISEAGSLQIGFERPEQALDLVTEACTNLKLPLGSDLRLAVNCAAHCLMDYSRGKYEVMSGCHKYPDELVDLYEGLINKYPSVTALIDPFRKEDVEQWQKLTSLIGQSCCLIADAASNPCPCWIDAKPLPPGVTRTFIRHHSDMTISDLIQGLTDRSETILAADSAETGDTSVVDLAVGLGVSFLKLGGLRGGERMDKYNRLMAIEEELEQEGILGARENKLLQSDPSETLTAVIL, from the exons ATGGTTTGCAGTGCAGTGATGGGTGGCCCTTTTGATGATCTGTCTGAAGGCATTGCAGATTCAGGAGGCACGGTTTATAACAGTGACCACCAGCAACAGCTTTCCGTAACAACAGCTCTTAAGTGGATCAGAGAGCACCTCAGTCCAATGCTGCACGGATTCAACCCCACTGACCAAACCAATCTAGACAAACTGCTCAG TGGTTTCCTTTTGGCACGTTACCTGGAAGACAAGAAAAGCTGTGAAAAAGTGGAGGGAGTGGAGGAGAAGTCAGAAACAGTTTCTGAAGCTCTGCCCCAGGCCCCTCCCCCCACGGTTCCTACTAAAGACAAAAAGGGAAGCGAAAAAG GTAAAAAAGCGCAAAGCACAGAGAAGCTTTTTCCTCCTGCAGAACCCCCAGTGCCCAGGCTGCCAGGGGCCATCGCAGTGGGTGTGGTTTCTTTGGCCGTAGCTAAAACGGCTGCCCAACTTATAGGAGCGCCCTTATACAGACACATCACATCAATAAGAGTCCAGCAG GCTCCAAATAAGATTCACATGCCCACACCAATGATTACAATACTAAGCTGTGGAAAAACCTCTCTGGGTAAACTCAACCTATTGGACGAGGTCATCCTACTACCCACATCATCACAAAGAGTCCGACAA GTCATTGGCATGGGCCTTGAGTTGCAGTCTGAAATGAGGAGAATTGTTAATGGATCTGCATGTAAAGCTGGG CCTGTGGGTATATCAGAAGCGGGATCATTACAGATCGGGTTTGAACGTCCTGAACAGGCTCTGGATCTGGTCACAGAGGCGTGTACCAACCTAAAGCTGCCTCTTGGTTCGGACCTGCGCTTAGCTGTAAACTGCGCTGCTCACTGTCTCATGGATTAT TCACGTGGAAAGTACGAAGTGATGTCAGGGTGTCACAAATACCCAGATGAGCTGGTGGACCTGTATGAGGGTCTGATTAATAAATATCCATCCGTCACAGCCCTCATTGATCCTTTCAGAAAAGAG GATGTAGAACAGTGGCAAAAGCTGACCTCGTTGATTGGTCAGTCATGCTGCTTGATTGCAGATGCTGCCTCCAATCCCTGTCCTTGCTGGATTGATGCGAAACCCCTCCCACCTGGGGTCACCAGAACTTTTATTAGGCATCACAGTGATATGACAATCTCTGACCTTATACAGGGATTAACAGACAGAAGCG AGACGATATTGGCTGCAGACAGTGCTGAGACTGGTGATACATCAGTTGTTGACCTG GCCGTAGGGCTGGGTGTGTCTTTTCTCAAACTGGGCGGGTTGAGAGGTGGAGAACGAATGGACAAATACAATCGTTTGATGGCGATTGAAGAAGAACTGGAGCAGGAGGGGATTTTGG GTGCCAGAGAAAATAAACTGCTTCAGTCGGATCCATCAGAAACACTTACGGCTGTGATTCTGTGA